One genomic window of Augochlora pura isolate Apur16 chromosome 5, APUR_v2.2.1, whole genome shotgun sequence includes the following:
- the Ift54 gene encoding intraflagellar transport 54 isoform X1 encodes MADDVKPEVISKTQDLLGKYFKKPPLTEKLLRKPPFRFLHDIVSAVIRETGFLDGLFTEEELNSENINNKETKLAYLTKLIDVVKLATGANLTVRASKIISGQEPTKTNELLQTIGIALDKKINSNEAIEHYRQILEKGKSTSKSKTARKEEKVTSSKDAQSKRTATGRDKSSSQKRRIPNEAKPTANTVETHRDKSREFQKNAEVIQASGVQEKIPSSAHRRRSSAKPKPNTSSVTQSEIASIQESVNTDKKMEESKKQKESVNKSKQTTYSENNEFVNNKVNENMENTKIEHKEIHDVNHEIPNQSEEKTENVILESQKSQLESTNTSNSQSNTRPRTSLRPPSARPISARPAAPRLRGKAELSVNEEILTPTGTISVIVENAETKDDDDAEDMVVMETRGGGSESLENNGTFKVDDQLTQEHGHLVAQILETQKELVNNENVDVIPKKTNISWDTSSKRDVVVKEVDKLRNTIQTLTRATNPLGKLLDYFQEDVEIMQKELFEWRSQYRQVNEQLKTEKIRTQELIEPMKKTLKEIDRNMKVQLDKICQAKTQIMKNDQRIQTLLNGRV; translated from the exons ATGGCAGACGACGTAAAGCCGGAAGTAATTAGCAAGACGCAAGATCTTCttgggaaatattttaaaaagccaCCACTTACCGAAAAACTGCTGAGGAAACCACCGTTTAGATTCCTTCATGATATTGTATCAGCG GTGATCAGAGAAACTGGTTTTTTAGATGGTTTATTTACTGAAGAAGAACTGAACTCTgagaatataaacaataagGAAACGAAGCTTGCTTATTTAACAAAACTAATCGATGTTGTCA AATTGGCTACTGGTGCTAATTTAACTGTAAGagcaagtaaaataatatctggTCAGGAGCCAACTAAGACAAATGAACTGTTACAAACTATTGGGATAGCTTTGGATAAAaag ATAAATAGTAATGAAGCCATAGAACATTATAGACAAATCTTAGAAAAGGGCAAATCAACTTCAAAAAGTAAAACTgcaagaaaagaagaaaaagtaacATCATCAAAAGATGCTCAATCAAAACGAACTGCAACAGGTAGAGATAAATCTTCTAgtcaaaaaagaagaataccAAATGAAGCTAAACCAACAGCAAATACCGTGGAAACGCATAGAGATAAAAGTCGggaatttcaaaaaaatgCTGAAGTTATACAGGCTTCAGGAGTTCAa GAGAAAATTCCTTCATCTGCACACAGGAGAAGATCATCAGCTAAACCTAAACCTAATACATCCTCTGTGACCCAATCTGAAATAGCTTCAATACAGGAAAGTGTAAATACTGATAAAAAAATGGAGGAGAGCAAGAAGCAAAAAGAAAGTGTAAACAAATCAAAACAAACAACATAtagtgaaaataatgaatttgtaaataacaaaGTGAATGAAAATATGGAGAACACAAAAATAGAACATAAAGAAATTCATGATGTAAATCATGAAATTCCCAATCAAAGTGaggaaaaaacagaaaatgtaatattagaGAGTCAGAAATCTCAATTAGAAAGTACTAATACAAG TAATTCACAATCAAATACTAGACCAAGGACTTCATTGCGTCCACCTTCTGCAAGACCAATTAGTGCTAGGCCTGCAGCACCTAGATTACGGGGAAAAGCAGAGCTATCTgttaatgaagaaatatt AACACCTACGGGAACTATAAGtgttattgttgaaaatgCTGAAACTAAGGACGATGATGATGCTGAAGATATGGTAGTTATGGAAACCAGAGGAGGTGGTAGTGAATCTTTAGAAAATAATGGTACATTCAAAGTCGATGATCAATTAACACAAGAACATGGACATCTTGTTGCTCAGATATTAGAAACGCAAAAAGAACTGGTTAATAATGAAAACGTAGATGTTATAcctaaaaaaacaaatatt tcGTGGGATACAAGTTCAAAGCGTGACGTAGTTGTTAAGGAAGTTGATAAACTTCGTAAcacaattcaaactttaactCGTGCAACGAATCCACTTGGAAAATTGTTAGATTATTTTCAG GAAGATGTAGAAATAATgcagaaagaattatttgaatggaGGAGCCAATATCGACAAGTaaacgaacaattaaaaacagaaaaaat AAGAACGCAAGAATTAATAGAACCTATGAAGAAAACGTTGAAAGAAATTGATCGAAATATGAAAGTACAGTTAGATAAAATATGTCAAGCAAAAAcacaaataatgaaaaacgATCAAAGGATACAAACCTTATTAAATGGTCGTGTATGA
- the Ift54 gene encoding intraflagellar transport 54 isoform X2, with product MADDVKPEVISKTQDLLGKYFKKPPLTEKLLRKPPFRFLHDIVSAVIRETGFLDGLFTEEELNSENINNKETKLAYLTKLIDVVKLATGANLTVRASKIISGQEPTKTNELLQTIGIALDKKINSNEAIEHYRQILEKGKSTSKSKTARKEEKVTSSKDAQSKRTATGRDKSSSQKRRIPNEAKPTANTVETHRDKSREFQKNAEVIQASGVQEKIPSSAHRRRSSAKPKPNTSSVTQSEIASIQESVNTDKKMEESKKQKESVNKSKQTTYSENNEFVNNKVNENMENTKIEHKEIHDVNHEIPNQSEEKTENVILESQKSQLESTNTRPRTSLRPPSARPISARPAAPRLRGKAELSVNEEILTPTGTISVIVENAETKDDDDAEDMVVMETRGGGSESLENNGTFKVDDQLTQEHGHLVAQILETQKELVNNENVDVIPKKTNISWDTSSKRDVVVKEVDKLRNTIQTLTRATNPLGKLLDYFQEDVEIMQKELFEWRSQYRQVNEQLKTEKIRTQELIEPMKKTLKEIDRNMKVQLDKICQAKTQIMKNDQRIQTLLNGRV from the exons ATGGCAGACGACGTAAAGCCGGAAGTAATTAGCAAGACGCAAGATCTTCttgggaaatattttaaaaagccaCCACTTACCGAAAAACTGCTGAGGAAACCACCGTTTAGATTCCTTCATGATATTGTATCAGCG GTGATCAGAGAAACTGGTTTTTTAGATGGTTTATTTACTGAAGAAGAACTGAACTCTgagaatataaacaataagGAAACGAAGCTTGCTTATTTAACAAAACTAATCGATGTTGTCA AATTGGCTACTGGTGCTAATTTAACTGTAAGagcaagtaaaataatatctggTCAGGAGCCAACTAAGACAAATGAACTGTTACAAACTATTGGGATAGCTTTGGATAAAaag ATAAATAGTAATGAAGCCATAGAACATTATAGACAAATCTTAGAAAAGGGCAAATCAACTTCAAAAAGTAAAACTgcaagaaaagaagaaaaagtaacATCATCAAAAGATGCTCAATCAAAACGAACTGCAACAGGTAGAGATAAATCTTCTAgtcaaaaaagaagaataccAAATGAAGCTAAACCAACAGCAAATACCGTGGAAACGCATAGAGATAAAAGTCGggaatttcaaaaaaatgCTGAAGTTATACAGGCTTCAGGAGTTCAa GAGAAAATTCCTTCATCTGCACACAGGAGAAGATCATCAGCTAAACCTAAACCTAATACATCCTCTGTGACCCAATCTGAAATAGCTTCAATACAGGAAAGTGTAAATACTGATAAAAAAATGGAGGAGAGCAAGAAGCAAAAAGAAAGTGTAAACAAATCAAAACAAACAACATAtagtgaaaataatgaatttgtaaataacaaaGTGAATGAAAATATGGAGAACACAAAAATAGAACATAAAGAAATTCATGATGTAAATCATGAAATTCCCAATCAAAGTGaggaaaaaacagaaaatgtaatattagaGAGTCAGAAATCTCAATTAGAAAGTACTAATACAAG ACCAAGGACTTCATTGCGTCCACCTTCTGCAAGACCAATTAGTGCTAGGCCTGCAGCACCTAGATTACGGGGAAAAGCAGAGCTATCTgttaatgaagaaatatt AACACCTACGGGAACTATAAGtgttattgttgaaaatgCTGAAACTAAGGACGATGATGATGCTGAAGATATGGTAGTTATGGAAACCAGAGGAGGTGGTAGTGAATCTTTAGAAAATAATGGTACATTCAAAGTCGATGATCAATTAACACAAGAACATGGACATCTTGTTGCTCAGATATTAGAAACGCAAAAAGAACTGGTTAATAATGAAAACGTAGATGTTATAcctaaaaaaacaaatatt tcGTGGGATACAAGTTCAAAGCGTGACGTAGTTGTTAAGGAAGTTGATAAACTTCGTAAcacaattcaaactttaactCGTGCAACGAATCCACTTGGAAAATTGTTAGATTATTTTCAG GAAGATGTAGAAATAATgcagaaagaattatttgaatggaGGAGCCAATATCGACAAGTaaacgaacaattaaaaacagaaaaaat AAGAACGCAAGAATTAATAGAACCTATGAAGAAAACGTTGAAAGAAATTGATCGAAATATGAAAGTACAGTTAGATAAAATATGTCAAGCAAAAAcacaaataatgaaaaacgATCAAAGGATACAAACCTTATTAAATGGTCGTGTATGA
- the Spag gene encoding RNA polymerase II-associated protein spaghetti isoform X1: MDKSLLLQKQVKDNAEDMQKEFLDMKNWEEQMKQKDEQLRREASGQMSLPPIRSKNKSKAKSAPTKENGNNNKSKRIKSYDYNAWEKFDIDKACKDVDKEEQSSSSGDETVSAKELEKAHEVATKHKNEGNHFVQQQKWTQAIQCYNQAIKVFPYDAVFFSNRALCQLKIDNFHSAESDCSAAVQLDENYTKAYYRRAIARMNLKQNKEARQDLEKILKLEPSNKEAKSLLGQIENKLKSLDLSATLKKNTKKSSEELIEKKIGEKLCSSTVSSIPDWLPEKDDVIIIEPITRPAHLRSKKSLKKIPVEEVEFGSLQQKYKSDVITCNKHTPIQIETKKLSDNLQSNLIESSDNLGSEIKIPPIPKRAVQFVMNWGKNKSFEFRYRYLKQIPKNTLPTIFQNSMESYIFNEILEVLRIEFIKRKESVFSYLEDLCEVKRFRALIMFMSDKERETLNILFEYCKTIEKVPLNEVSAVQAKYEI; encoded by the exons ATGGATAAATCTCTATTACTTCAAAAGCAAGTGAAAGATAATGCTGAAGATATGCAGAAGGAGTTTCTCGACATGAAAAATTGGGAGgaacaaatgaaacaaaaagatGAGCAGTTAAGAAGAGAAGCAAGTGGTCAG ATGTCATTACCACCAATTAGAAGCAAGAATAAGAGTAAAGCAAAATCTGCTCCAACcaaagaaaatggaaacaataacaaatcaaaaagaattaaatcatATGATTATAATGCCTgggaaaaatttgatata gATAAAGCATGCAAAGACGTAGATAAAGAGGAACAGTCAAGTTCATCTGGAGATGAAACTGTATCTGCAAAAGAATTGGAAAAAGCACATGAAGTTGCTACAAAGCACAAAAATGAGGGAAATCATTTTGTACAACAGCAAAAATGGACTCAAGCTATTCAATGTTACAATCAAGCAATAAAAGTTTTCCCATATGATGCTGTCTTTTTTTCAAATCGTGCCCTATGTCAACTGAAGATAGATAA TTTTCACTCTGCAGAATCTGACTGCAGTGCAGCAGTACAATTAGATGAGAATTATACGAAAGCTTATTATAGAAGAGCTATAGCTAGAATGAacttaaaacaaaataagGAAGCTAGGcaagatttagaaaaaatcTTAAAGCTGGAACCTTCTAATAAAGAAGCAAAGTCATTGCTAGGACAAATTGAGAACAAGCTTAAAAGTTTAGAT TTATCTGccacattaaaaaaaaatacaaagaaatcgTCAGAAGAAttgattgaaaagaaaattggagAAAAACTCTGCTCTAGTACTGTATCTAGCATTCCTGATTGGTTACCAGAAAAAGacgatgttattattattgaaccTATTACAAGGCCTGCCCACTTACGTTCAAAA aaatcattaaaaaaaatacccGTTGAAGAAGTGGAATTTGGTAGCTTGCAGCAAAAATATAAGAGTGATGTAATAACATGTAATAAACATACGCCTATacaaatagaaacaaaaaaattaagtGATAATCTTCAATCAAACTTGATTGAGTCTTCTGATAATTTAGgatctgaaattaaaatacctCCAATTCCTAAAAGAGCTGTACAGTTCGTAATGAATTGGGGAAAGAATAAATCGTTTGAATTTAGATATAGGTATTTGAAG CAAATACCGAAGAATACTTTACCTACAATATTTCAGAATTCTATGGAATCCTATATCTTTAACGAAATATTAGAAGTTTtaagaatagaatttataaaaagaaaagaatccGTATTTTCATACTTGGAAGATCTCTGTGAAGTCAAGCGATTTAGAGCTCTTATTATGTTCATGAGTGACAAAGAAAGGGAAA ctTTGAACATACTTTTTGAGTACTgcaaaacaatagaaaaagtaCCATTAAATGAAGTCTCAGCTGTACAAGCTAAATATGAAATCTAA
- the Spag gene encoding RNA polymerase II-associated protein spaghetti isoform X2, with product MSLPPIRSKNKSKAKSAPTKENGNNNKSKRIKSYDYNAWEKFDIDKACKDVDKEEQSSSSGDETVSAKELEKAHEVATKHKNEGNHFVQQQKWTQAIQCYNQAIKVFPYDAVFFSNRALCQLKIDNFHSAESDCSAAVQLDENYTKAYYRRAIARMNLKQNKEARQDLEKILKLEPSNKEAKSLLGQIENKLKSLDLSATLKKNTKKSSEELIEKKIGEKLCSSTVSSIPDWLPEKDDVIIIEPITRPAHLRSKKSLKKIPVEEVEFGSLQQKYKSDVITCNKHTPIQIETKKLSDNLQSNLIESSDNLGSEIKIPPIPKRAVQFVMNWGKNKSFEFRYRYLKQIPKNTLPTIFQNSMESYIFNEILEVLRIEFIKRKESVFSYLEDLCEVKRFRALIMFMSDKERETLNILFEYCKTIEKVPLNEVSAVQAKYEI from the exons ATGTCATTACCACCAATTAGAAGCAAGAATAAGAGTAAAGCAAAATCTGCTCCAACcaaagaaaatggaaacaataacaaatcaaaaagaattaaatcatATGATTATAATGCCTgggaaaaatttgatata gATAAAGCATGCAAAGACGTAGATAAAGAGGAACAGTCAAGTTCATCTGGAGATGAAACTGTATCTGCAAAAGAATTGGAAAAAGCACATGAAGTTGCTACAAAGCACAAAAATGAGGGAAATCATTTTGTACAACAGCAAAAATGGACTCAAGCTATTCAATGTTACAATCAAGCAATAAAAGTTTTCCCATATGATGCTGTCTTTTTTTCAAATCGTGCCCTATGTCAACTGAAGATAGATAA TTTTCACTCTGCAGAATCTGACTGCAGTGCAGCAGTACAATTAGATGAGAATTATACGAAAGCTTATTATAGAAGAGCTATAGCTAGAATGAacttaaaacaaaataagGAAGCTAGGcaagatttagaaaaaatcTTAAAGCTGGAACCTTCTAATAAAGAAGCAAAGTCATTGCTAGGACAAATTGAGAACAAGCTTAAAAGTTTAGAT TTATCTGccacattaaaaaaaaatacaaagaaatcgTCAGAAGAAttgattgaaaagaaaattggagAAAAACTCTGCTCTAGTACTGTATCTAGCATTCCTGATTGGTTACCAGAAAAAGacgatgttattattattgaaccTATTACAAGGCCTGCCCACTTACGTTCAAAA aaatcattaaaaaaaatacccGTTGAAGAAGTGGAATTTGGTAGCTTGCAGCAAAAATATAAGAGTGATGTAATAACATGTAATAAACATACGCCTATacaaatagaaacaaaaaaattaagtGATAATCTTCAATCAAACTTGATTGAGTCTTCTGATAATTTAGgatctgaaattaaaatacctCCAATTCCTAAAAGAGCTGTACAGTTCGTAATGAATTGGGGAAAGAATAAATCGTTTGAATTTAGATATAGGTATTTGAAG CAAATACCGAAGAATACTTTACCTACAATATTTCAGAATTCTATGGAATCCTATATCTTTAACGAAATATTAGAAGTTTtaagaatagaatttataaaaagaaaagaatccGTATTTTCATACTTGGAAGATCTCTGTGAAGTCAAGCGATTTAGAGCTCTTATTATGTTCATGAGTGACAAAGAAAGGGAAA ctTTGAACATACTTTTTGAGTACTgcaaaacaatagaaaaagtaCCATTAAATGAAGTCTCAGCTGTACAAGCTAAATATGAAATCTAA